From the Thermus brockianus genome, the window ACTATACCTGCCCCTCACCCCTTTCACCTGGGAGCCGGTAGGATTTTCCCGTGCGCGGGCTTGCCCTTTCGGGCGGCGGGGCCAGGGGCCTCGCCCATATCGGGGCCTTGGAGGTCTTTTTGGAGGCGGGGCTAGACTTCCAGGTGGTGGCGGGGACCAGCATGGGGGCCATCGTGGGGGCCTTGTTCGCTGCGGGGCTTTCCCCGGGGGAGATCCTGGCCATTGCCCAAAAAACCCCTTGGCTTGGTCTCCTGGGCCTTTCCCCCAGGGAAGGGATCTTCTCCCGGAAGAAGCTCAAGGACTTCTTGGCGGAGCACCTTCCCCCCACCTTCGCCGAGCTGAAGCGCCCCTTGGCGGTGACGGCGGTGGACGTGCGCTCGGGGAGGCTTTTATTCCTCACCCAAGGGGACCTGCCGAGCGCCGTCCTGGCCTCTGCTGCCTACCCGGGGCTTCTCGCCCCGGTGGAGCGGGAAGGGCGGCTCCTCTTTGACGGGGGAGTCTTGGACAACCTGCCCGTGGACGCCGCCCGCCTCCTGGGGGCCACGGAGGTGTACGCCGTGGACGTGACCCCGGAGCGCTCCCTAGAGGAAAGCCCCAGGGGGCTTTTGGCCCTGGCCCGGCGGGCGGTGGACCTGATGCAGCTCCACCTCACCTCCGTGCGCCTTAGCCTTTACGCCCCCGAGGTCTACGTGCGGCCCGCCCTTCCCGGGGTGGGTATAGAGGACTTCCGCCGCCTCGAGGAGATCGTAAAGGCGGGGCGCGAGGCGGCAAGGCGCGCCCTTGCGGGTAGAGTAGGAGGGGTATGAAGGCCTTCTGGGAATACCTTTTCAAGGAGTGGTTCCGCCAGGTGGGGGAGGCCCTTCTGGTGGCCTTCCTGGTCACCACCTTCGTCTTCACCACCGTGGGGGTGGTGGGCCAGAGCATGTTCCCCACCTTGAAAAACGGCGAAAGGGTCCTGGTGCCCAAGTGGGAAACCTGGCTGGTGCGCTTCGGCCTGAGGGAGTGGCGCCGGGGGGAGATCGCCATCCTCAAGCCCCCGGAGGGCACCCCCTACGCCACCGCCCGCTTCCCCGTGCTGGGCTTTTCCTTCCGGGCCTTCTTCATCAAGCGCATCGTGGCCGTGCCGGGGGACGAGGTCTACGTGGAGCGGGGCGTGGTCTACGTGAACGGCACCCCCCTGGACGAGCGCCACATCACGGACCACCTCTCCCCCTGGCCCGACTCCTTCCCCGGGGTCTGCTACAAGGACGGGCGCATGACCCGGATCATCACGCAGCAGGGGGACTTTTCCGTGGACCTCCTCCCCGCCTACCTGAGGCCCCTGAAGGAGATGCTCCTTCCCCCTTCCGAGGAAGTCCTGGCCCGTAGCCGCCTCGCCGAGGCCTGCGAGGTGGGCCGGATCAAGCTCAAGAAGGGGTACTACTTCGTCATGGGGGATAACCGCACCTTAGGGGGAAGCGAGGACTCCCGCACCTTTGGCCCCGTGCCCGTGGAGGCCATCGCCGGGCGGGCGAGCTTCGTGTGGTGGCCCCTCTTCGTCCGGGACGAAGGGGGTTTACGCCTGAACCTCAGGCCCCTTTCCCCTCCGGCGGCCTACGGGCTTAGGTGAGGACGGCCACGATAAGCCTCCCGGGCCCGTGGACCCCCTTCACCATCACCTGGCCGATGTCCGCACTCTTGGAGGGGCCCGAGTGGAGGCCGAGGGCGGGGGGAAGGGCTTTGAGTTCCTGGAAGGCGGCGAGGAGGGTGGGGTAGACCTTTTCCGCTTCCACCAGGACCAGGTGGGTGGGGGGAAGGAGCTGGGCCTTCCGGCCGTCGGCGCTGGTGAGGGCCACGGTGCCCGTCTCCGCCACGGCGAAGAGGGCCTGGGAAACCCCTAGGGGGGCCTCCTCCGGGGGGAGTTCGGAAAGGCCTTCCCGGAAGGAGGGCGGCACCCCCCGGCCAAAGGCCACCCCGGGAAGCCCCTGGGCGAGCTCGTCCAAGAGGGCCTTGGCCTCCTTGGGGGAGAGGAGGTGGCCCTCGGCCCCGTTCTCGGCGAGGCGCCTTAGGAAGAGGGGGATGGGGTCCTCGGGGAAGGGCAGGTGGGGGTGCTCGGGGAGGAGGGCCTTGGGGCGGCTCTCCAGGGCCCTATGCACCCGGTTTAGGATGCGGGTCCTAGCGTCCATCTTCCTCCTTAAGTTCCTTCCAGAGCGCGTGGAAGGGTTTGGGGCTGGGCTTGAGGGGGCCCCTGCCCTCCGTCCAGGCCCGGAGGAGGGGGAGGAGGTCCTGGGGGGGAGGTAGGCCCCTTAGGGCCTTGGAGAAGAGGCGGTAGAGGGCGGGGCTTTCCATGACCTTGCGGAAGGCGGCGAGGGCGGCCTTTTCCCAGGCGGGGCTTAGGCCCTCCGCCACCGCCCGGTGCCGCCAGGTGAGGAGGAGCTTGGGGATGGGGATTTTGACGGGGCAGGCCTCGAGGCAGGCCCCGCAGAGGGTGGAGGCATAGGGAAGGGGATAGGCCTCCTCCAGGGAGAGGAGCCCGGGGTCCAACACCGCCCCGATGGGCCCGGAGTAGACGTAGCCGTAGGGGTGCCCCCCGGTTTGCCGGTACACGGGGCAGGCGTTCAGGCAGGCCCCGCACCGCAGGCACCGGAGGGTTTCCCAGGCCTCGGGGTCGGCGAGGAGGGCGGTGCGGCCGTGGTCCACGAAGACCACGTGCACCTCCTTGGGGCCCTCCTCCCCTGCCTGGGCGGGGCCTTGGATGAGGGAAACGAAGGTGGAAAGGCGCTGCCCCGTGGCCGCCCGGGCGGTGAGGGGGAGGAAGAGGGCGAGGTCCTGGAAGCGGGGGAGGAGCTTCTCTATCCCCACGAAGGCCACGTGGACCTTGGGGAGGGAGGTGGAGAGGCGGATATTCCCCTCGTTCTCCATGAGGGCCAGGGTGCCCGTTTCCGCCACCAGGAAGTTGGCCCCGCTGATCCCAAGCTCGGCGGTGAGGAAGGCCTCCCGCAGGACCTTGCGGGCCACCTGGGCCAGGGCCTCGGGCGCGGCGTCTAAGGGGGTGCCGAAGCGCTCGTGGAAAAGCTTCTGGATTCCTTCCAGGGAGAGGTGGATGGCGGGGCCCACGATGTGGCTTGGGGGCTCCCCCAGGAGCTGGATCAGGTACTCCCCCAGGTCCGTTTCGTAGACCTCCACCCCCAAGGAGGCCAGGAGGGGGTTGACCCCGAGCTCCTCGGTGAGCATGCTCTTGGCCTTCACCGCCCGCTTGACCCCGTGCCGCCGGACGATTTCCCGGAGGAGGCGGTGGGCGTCCTCCGGTTCCTCGGCGTAGTGGACCTGGACCCCGTTTTCCCTTAGGCGCTTTTCCGCCAGCTCCAGGTACTGGTCCAGGTGGCTTAGGACGTGCTCTTTCACCGCCTTGGCGCGGTTGCGCCACTCCTCTATGGGCACCTCGGCGTAGGCCTTGAGGCGGTTCCGGTCAAAGTGCAGGGTGGCCCCGGTGACCGCCTGGCGCACCCCGGGCTTTTCCCGGAGGAGCCGGGCCGCCTCCTGGGGGTAGAGCCTGGCCTTAGCCCGCATAGGCCTCCCAAAGCAGGGTGGCCAGGGGGGCCACCCGGAGGTTTATCCCCTTCTTCTGAAGCCGCCCGGCCAGGTGGAGGAGGCAACCGGCGTCCGTGGAGGTGAGGACCTCCGCCTGGGGCAGGGTGGCGGCTTTCCGGTCCGCCATGGCCAGGGAGACCTCGGGGAGCTTCACGGAAAAAAGCCCTCCGAAGCCGCAGCACTCCTCCGCCGCCTCCCAGGGGAGGAGTTCCGCCCCGGCGTTGCGCAGGAGGAGAAGGGGCTCTTCCCGTACCCCAAGCTCCCTCAGGGCGTGGCAGCCATGGTGGTAGGCCACCTTCCGCCCCCTTAGCCCCTCCCCTAGCCGCTCCACCCCCAGGACGTGGACCAGGAAGGCGGAGAGCTCGTAGGTCCGCTCGGCCAGGTCCAGGGCCTCTTTGTTCCCGGGAAGGAGCTCGGGGTAGTGGTTTTTCACCATGCTGGCGCAGCTTCCCGAGGGTAGGACCACGTACTCCGCCTCCTGGAAGACCTTTAGGGTCCGCAGGGCCAAGGGCCTCGCCTCCTCCCAGTGGCCGGCGTTGAAGGCGGGCTGGCCGCAGCAGGTCTGGCCCTCGGGGAAGTCCACCTCCACCCCGAGGGCCCTGAGAAGCCGCACCGCCGCCACCCCGGCCTCGGCGAAGAACTGGTCCGCCAGGCAGGTGATGAAAAGGGCTACCCGCATTTGCGCCCAGTATACCTAGACCCAGGCGGCCATCTTCTGGCGGATTCTAAGGAGCGCTTCCACGAAGCGGTCCACGTCCTCCTTGGTGTTGTAGAGGTAGAAGCTTGCCCGGGCGGTGGCCGGCACGCCCAGCTTGCGGTGGAGGGGCTGGGCGCAGTGGTGCCCGGCCCGCACGGCGACGCCCTCTTGGTCCAGGAAGGTGGCGAGGTCGTGGGCGTGGAGCCGCCCCAGGGTGAAGGGGATGACCCCGCCCCGGTCCGCGCCCTTGGGCCCGTAGACCTTGAGGTCCGGCACCTCCTCGAGGCGCCCCAAGGCGTATTCCAGAAGGGCCCGGTCGTGGGCGAAGACCCTCTCCATGCCCACCTCCATGAGGTAGCTCGCCGCCTCCCCCAGGGCGATGGCCTCGGCGATGGGCGGGGTGCCCGCCTCAAAGCGCTGGGGAGGCGGGGCGTAGGTGGAGCGGTCCACGTGGACTTCCCGGATCATCTCCCCCCCGCCCAGGAAGGGCATCATCCCTTCCAGGACCTCGTACCTTCCCCAAAGCACCCCCGCCCCGGTGGGGCCCAGCATCTTGTGGCCGGAAAGGGCGAAGAAGTCCGCCCCCAGGGCCTTCACGTCCACGGGGAGGTGGGGGGCGGACTGGGCCCCGTCCACCACCACCAGGGCCCCCACCGCCTTGGCCCTCTTGGCGATCTCCGCCACGGGGTTGATGGTGCCGAGGACGTTAGACATGTGCACCAGGGAGACCACCTTGACCCTCTCCGTGAGGAGCCCGTCCAGGGCGGAGAGGTCCAGCCGCCCCTCCTCCGTGATGGGGATGGCCTTCACCCGGGCCCCGGTGAGGCCCGCCACCAGGTGCCAGGGCACGAGGCCCGCATGGTGCTCCATCTCCGTGACCAGGATCTCGTCCCCGACCCTCAGGTTCCTCAGGCCCCAGGCGTAGGCCACCAGGTTCATGGCCTCCGTGGTGTTGCGCACGAAGACGATTTCCTGGGGCTCGGCGTTCAGAAAGCGGGCCAGGCGGCGCCGGGCCTCCTCGTAAGCCTCCGTGGCCTCCACGGAAAGCCGGTAGGCTCCCCGGTGGACGTTGGCGTTGAGCGTCTCGTAGTAGTGCCTTAGGGCCTCTATGACCCGCCTGGGCTTCTGGCTGGTAGCGGCGGAGTCCAGGTAGACCAGGTCCGGCTTCCCCACGATGAGGGGAAAGTCCTGGCGCAGATGGCTAAGGTCCATGCCCTAAGTCTAGCCCCAGGGCATGGACCTTCGGGTTAGAGCCGGGCAAGGGCCCTTTCCAGGCGGGCCTTGGCCTCCTGGGCCACGGGCTTTAGGGCCTCCTGGGTCTTGGGGGGAAGGAGGCGGAACATGCCCTCGGGGTCTTGCACCAGGACCTCCACGTTCCCCCCTTCCTGCCGCAGGACCACGTTGCAGGGGAGGAGGAGGCCGATGCCCTCCTCTGCCTCGAGGGCCCGGGCGGCGAGGTTAGGGTTGCAGGCCCCCAGGATGAGGTAGGGGGGCCTTTCCAGGCCCAGGCGGGCCTTGAGCGTGGCGGCCACGTCTATCTCCGTGAGGATGCCGAAGCCTTCCTCCTTGAGGGCGGCCTCTAGGCGGGGGCGCACCTCAGAGAGGCTACCCGGTAGGGTCTTGCGCAGGGCCAAGCCTTCCATATACCCTCCCCCCGTAGTTTACCTCACTCCCCCAGGAAAAAGCCGTGCCAGGTGTGGATCCAGATCTCGCCGGTGTAGGCGTTTACGGAGAGCATCCCCTCCACGGTTTTGCGGCCGAAGTCAAAGGTGTAGTACCCGGGGAAGACCTCCTCTTCCATTACCTGGGCTCCTGGGAGGTAGCCCTTTAAGAAGGTTTCGGCGAGGGCTTTCGCCGCCTCCAGGTCGTAGCGCACCGGGGCCTGGCCCGGGAAGCCCATCATCCCGTAGCGGGTGTTCCACATCATGTTGGGTCCTGGCTCCGGGGAAACTACCCCGGTGTAGCGGTCAGCGATGAGTTCCCATAGGCCCTGGCCCCTTTCGTCCACCACTTGGGCATAGTAGTTCTGGCTGAAGGCCATGAAATCCTTAAGGCGCGCCCCCGGGTAAAGCCGGCGGGCGTAGGCTTCCATCCGCGCCCGGGCGATTTCTTGGGGGATGGGCCTTGCCTCCGGGGGGTACAGGGCCATCATCCCCATACCCCCCATCATCCCCATCCCGGGGCCCATCGTCCGGGGAGCGTAACCGAAGCCGCCCATCATCCCCTGGGTGAGGGCAAGCCCCAAAAGCCCCAGGGCCACCAGACCTAGGACCATGCTATTCCGCTTCATGCCCTACCTCCTTTTAGCGCCTCAAGTAGCTCCTTAAAGGCCTTTTCGTCCAGTTCTCCTTTGGCGCAGCGAAGCCTGAGGGCTTCCATGGCCTCGCCTTTGGGCTCCTCCTTGGACTTGGCCGCTTCCAGGAGCACGTAGAAGAGAACCATGAACGCCAGGAAGAAAACCCCGCCGAAGCCCATGCCCCAACCCATGCTGCCCATCCGCTACCTCCAGCTCTACCTTAGCCGGGGGGTGTAAAGGGGGTGTAAAGCCTTGGCCAACAAAGAAAGGGGGAAGAAAGGCTTCCCCCTTTATGGGCCAGACCGGGATTAGGGTGCCTGGAGGCGCGCGGCGGTTAGGCAGGTGGGGCTATCCCGGAAGGTGGCGATGGGAAGGGTGGCCACCAGGTTGCCCTGGCGGACCTCGAGGGTATAGCGGCGGTTCCGGGGGAGCCAGAGCTCAAAGAACCCATCCCTGCCCGTGCGCACCTCCGCCTTGAGCACCTCCTTGCCTCCTTCCAGCACCCGCACCGTGAAGGCCTGTTCTTGGAGTTCACCCGTGCAGCTGGAAAAGTAGTGGACCTGACAGGGGTGGGTGCGGTAGAGGTAGGGGGCTACCGCCAGGAGGAAACGGTCCCCCAAGGCTACTTGGGCCTTCCGGCCATCGGGAAACTCAAAGACGAAAGCCTCGGGGGTCACGTAGCTCACCACCCGCTGCCCCTCCTCCCGCCAACGTTTGGCCAGGCGGAGCGCCTCCGTGGGGTCTACGCCCTTAAGGGCTTCCGGGGAGGGGGTTTGGGCTACACCTAGGGCCGTCGCTACCAAGAGGAAGACCAGGGTCTTTCTCATGGCTTTCAGGCTAGCGGCCTTCGGTTAAGCCCGTGTAAAGGGGAAGGGTAAAGCGGAAGACGCTCCCACGGCCCGGCTGGCTTTCGGCCCAGATCCGCCCGCCCATGGCCTCCACCAGCCCCTTGGCGATGGTGAGCCCCACCCCTGTGCCCCCATCCCGACGGCTACGCGAGGAGTCTATGCGATAGAAGCGCTCAAAGATGCGGGGGAGGTGTTCTTGGGGGATACCGGGTCCGGTGTCCTCCACGCTAAAAACCACTACCCGCTCCCCCATCTCCGCCCCTAACCGCACTTCTCCCCCTTCGGGGGTGTGGCGCAGGGCGTTGGAGAGAAGGTTAGCGAGCACTTGAAGGACCCGCTCGGGGTCCGCCCAGACCTGGGGGAGGGCTTCGGCGGACAGGATCCGGAGGGCCACGCCCTTGGCCTGGAAAGCAGGGTAAAAGCGTTCCGCCGCTTCCCGCAGCAAGGCCTCGGGGGAGAGGGGCTTGGGGTAGATGGGCACCGCCCTCGCCTCCACCTGGGAGACCCAGGCCAGGTCCTGGACCAGGCGGGCCATGGCCCTCACCTCGCGGCCGATACCCTCGGCGGCCTTTTCCGGGCGCATCACCCCGTCGGCCAGGGCCTCGGCGTAGGCCTGAAGGGCGGAAAGGGGGGTGCGGAGTTCGTGGGCCACGGTGCTGATAAGTTCCACCCGGGTCTTCTCCACCTTTTCCAGGGCCTCGGCCAGGCGGTTGAAGTGGAGGGCCAACTCGCCGAGCTCGTCCTGCTCTAAAAGGGGGAGGCGGACGCCGTACTCCCCTTGGGCCATGCGCCGGCTTCCCTCCGCCAGGAGGCGGGCGGTGCGGGAGAAGCGGAGGCTGGCGAAGGAAGCGGTGAGGGCGGCCCCCAAGACGGCCAAGGGGAGGGAGGCCAGCAAGGCGGCGGTGAGGGTGGTGCGCAAGCCCTCCTCCAGGTCGCGGCGAAGGACCTCCCCCATCATGCTTCCCCCCATCATGGCCAGGGCATGGTACATGCGCTCCACATGCCCCCGGTAGAAGTGGGGGGCAAGGGCTTCGGTGAGGCCGAAGAGGAGAAGGAGGGCGAGAAGGGCCACCAGAAGGTGGCTTAGGAAAAGCTTAAGGAAAAGGCGCATCCCCGGCATCCTCCCGGAAGCGGTACCCCACGCCCCGAACGGTTTCAATAAAGCGGGGATGGTCGGGGTCGTCCCCTAGCTTCTTGCGCAGGGCGGCCACATGGACGTCCACCACCCGGTCCACCCCAGGGAAGCTGGGCCCCCAGACCTTTTCCAGGAGGCGCTCGCGGCTAAAGACCATCCCCGGATGCTGGGCCAGGGTAAGGAGGAGGTCAAATTCTAACCGGGAAAGGGCCAGGGGTTTGCCATCCAAATAGGCTTGGCGGGCCTTGGGAAGGAGGAGGAGGGGACCATAGCGAAGCTCTTCTTTAAGCCCCACCCGGCGGAGCAGCGCCTTGACCCGGGCCACCACCTCCTTGGGGCTAAAGGGCTTCACCACGTAATCGTCCGCCCCCAGTTCCAGGCCTCGGACCTTGTCCTCCTCCTCACCCCGGGCGGTGAGCATGAGGAGGGGCAGATCGGGCCTTTCCCGGCGGAGAATCTCCGCCACCTGGAAGCCGTGGAGGCGGGGGAGCATGAGGTCCAGGATGACCAGGTCCGCCATGGGGTAGAGCGCCAAAGCCTTTTCCCCATCCTCGGCCAAGAGGACGTCAAACCCGGCCTCCCGCAGGTAGGCCCCGAGGACCTCCAGGAGGGCCGGGTCGTCGTCCACCAGGAGTACCTTCATGCCAGGTCGCGCTTCATGCGCTCAAAGGTTTCCTTGTCAATCTCCCCCCGGGCGTAGCGCTCCCTTAGCGCCTCCAGGGCCCGGTCCCGCCTTTCCGGGGCAAGGGTCCGGACCAGCCAGTAGACGAAAAGGCCCAAGAGCGCAAACCAGAGCAGGCTGAGCACCGGACCCCACCAACCTAGATACCAGCCGTGGCCGCACCACCACATACGCATCACCTCCCCTTATCACGCTAGCCCTAGCCGGTTAAGTTGCGGTAAAGGCTGGGGGGCGGAAGCCCCTAAGCCGCAGGGAGTTGGTGAGGACGAAGAGGCTGGAGAGGCTCATGGCCCCGGCCGCCAGCATGGGGTTGAGGAGAAGGCCCAGGAAGGGGTAAAGGGCGCCCGCCGCCACGGGGATTAAGAGGACGTTGTAGGCGTAGGCCCAAAAGAAGTTGAGGTAGATGATGCGCAAGGCCTTCCGGGCAAGCAGGATGGCTCCCGCCACCAGGAGGAGGTCGGGCTTGAGGAGGACCACGTCCCCGGCCTCGAGGGCGATGTCCGTCCCCGTGCCCATGGCGATGCCCACGTCCGCCTGGGCCAAGGCGGCGGCGTCGTTGATGCCGTCCCCCACGAGGACCACCCGCCGCCCCTCCGCCTGGTGGCGCCTCACCGCCTCCACCTTTCCTTCGGGCCGCACCCCGGCGAGAACCTCCTCTATCCCCAAGGCCTCGGCCACCCTCCGGGCGGGGGCCTCGTGGTCCCCGGTGAGGAGGATCACCCGAAGCCCTAAGCCCTTGAGGGCGGCCACCGCCTGTTTGGCCTCGGGCCTGGGCGGGTCAAAGACGGCGAAGGCGGCGAGGCAGGTCTTTCCGTCCGTGAGGTAAAGGGGGGTATAGCCCCCTTCCGCAAGGCCCAGGGCCTCTTGGGGAAGCGTCACCCCCAGGCGGGCGAGGAGGGCGGGGCCGCCCAAGAAAAGCCGCCTTCCCTCCACCACCCCCTCCACCCCTTCCCCCGGGAGGGCCCGCACCGCCTCGGCCTCCGGCAGGGCAAGCCCCTTGGCCGCCTCCAGCACCGCCTTGGCGATGGGGTGCTCGCTCCCCCTTTCCAAGGCGGCGGCCAGGCGGAGGGCCTCCTCGGGGGAGAGGCCGAAGGGCCGGACCTCCGTGAGGGTGGGGCGGCCCAGGGTGAGGGTACCCGTCTTGTCCAGGAGGAGGGTGTCCGCCCGGGCCAGGGCCTCGAGGGCTGTCCCCTTGCGGAAGAGGATGCCCAGTTGCGCCGCCCGCCCCGTGGCCACGGCGATGGCCGCCGGGGTGGCGAGGCCCATGGCGCAGGGGCAGGCGATGAGGAGGACGGACAAGGTGGCCACGAAGGCGTGGGAGAGGGAACCGGAGGCGAGCCAAAGGAGGAAGGTAAGAAGGGCTACCCCCAGGACCGCGGGCACGAAGACGGCGGCGATGCGGTCCGCCACCTCCTGCACCTTGGGCTTGTGGGCCTGGGCCTCCTCCACCATGCGGGCCATCTGGGCGAGGAGCGTGGCCTCCCCTACCCGGGTGACCCGTACCAGGAGAAGGCCTTCCCCGTTCACGGTGCCCCCCACCACCTCGTCCCCCGGCCCCTTGGCCCTAGGGATGGGCTCCCCGGTGAGCATGGACTCGTCCACGTGGCTCTTGCCCTCCACCACCACCCCGTCCGCCGGGATGCGCTCCCCAGGCAGAACCCGCACCAGGTCCCCGGGGATGAGGGCCTCGGCGGGGATTTCCTTCTCCTCCCCCTCCTGGAGGACCCGGGCGGTCTTGGGCCTTAGGGCGAGGAGCCGCCTTATGGCCTCCGAAGCCTTCCCCTTGGCCCCCTCCTCCAGGTGTTTGCCCAAAAGGATCAGGGCCAGGATCACCGCCCCCGCCTCAAAGTAGAGGTGGCGGGCCTCCTCCGGGAAAAGCCCGGGGAAGAGGAGGACCAAAAAGGAGTAGAGGTAGGCGCTCCCTGCGCCCAAGGCCACCAGGGCGCTCATGCCCAGGGCCCGGTGGCGGACCTCGGCGAGGGCTTGGCGGAAGAAGCGCCTTCCAGCGTAGAGCACGGGAAGGGCGGTAAGGGCCTGGAGGAGGGGAGGGAGGTGGGGGAGGGGGAGGAGCATGGGGCCCATGGCCAGGAGGAGGGTGAGGAGGGCGAAGGGCAGGGCAAGGAGGAGGTCTTTGCGGTAGGTGGCGCCCTCTTCCTTCCTCTCCTCCTCCACCGCCAAGGGCTCGTACCCCGCCTCGCGGATGGCCTGGCGGATGCGGGAAAGGCTCACCGTATCCGGAAGATATTCCACGAAGGCCTTTTCCGTGGCCAGGTTAACGCTTACCGAAAGGATTCCGGGAAGCTTCCCTATGGCCCGCTCCACCCGGGCCACACAGGCGGCGCAGGTCATCCCCTTCACGGGTATCTCGGCGCGGGCCACCACCGGTTCGTAGCCCGCTTCCTCCACCCGTTTGAGCACCTCTTTGAGGTCCACCCCTTCCTGGAGGCGCAGGAAGGCCTCCTCGGTGGTGAGGTTGACCCGGGCCTCCACCACGCCTTCCGCCCGCTTTAAGGCCCGCTCCACCCGGGCCACACAGGCGGCGCAGGTCATTCCCTTGACGCCTACCTTTACTTCAAGAGCCATAGCCTAAAGGCGTGCATCTCCTGGGCTTGGGCCAGGATGATGTCCCGGGCCAGGTCCAGCACGCGGCGGTCCTTGGCCGTGGTGAGGGCCTCGAGGGCCATCTCCACCGCCCCCTTGTGGTGGAGGAGCATGAGCTCCACGAAGGCCCGGTCGGGGTCCGGGGCCGCCTTCAGTTGGGCCAGCATGGCGGCCATCTCCTTTTGCATGGCCCCGTGGGCCTCCGGGTCCAAGCCGCCCAGGCTCACCAGCCAGGTGCGCATCTGGGTGATCTCCTGGGCCTGGTCCCTCAGGATGGCCTGGGCCCAGGCCTTTACCGCTGGGTCCTTGCCCCTTTCTAGGGCGTAACGGGCCATCTCCAAGGCCCCCTCGTGGTGGGCGATCATGGCGGAAAGGAAACTCCTTTCCGGCGATGCCTGGGGGCTTGTGTGGGCGTGTTGGGCCAGGCCCAGGCCCAGGATTAGGGTTAGAAGCAGTGGGTAAAACCGCATAGGCAAACCTCCTTTAGGGTTTAGCGGTATTTTAGGGCCTCCATGAGTTCTTCCACGATTTCCTCCACATCCCCCCGCTCGTGGGCCGTGGCCACGTGGTCCCGGAGGTGGGCTCTTAGGACCATCTCCCCTACCCGGTCCAAGGCCCCCTCCACCGCCTTGAGTTGCTTCAGGACGTCCACGCAGTAGACATGGGGGTCTTCCAGCATGCGGAGGATGCCCTCGAGGTGGCCCTTGGCGGAGAGGAGGCGCTTTTTGGCCTCTTCCCGCACCCTGGGGTCCAGGTGGAGGTGGCCTTTCACGGCTACGCCAGGGGGGAGGCCTTGTAGCCCTCCTCCTCCACCGCCCGGATGAGGGCCTCCACCTCCGCCTTCCCTTCTACCCAGGCCTCGCCCTTTTCCAGGGATACCTCGGCCCTCTCCACGCCCGGCACCTTTAAGAGGGCTTTCTTGACGGCCATCACGCAGTGGTTGCAGCTCATGCCTTCCACCTTGAGCTTCAGCATCCTCTACCTCCCCCCACCCCAGGTGGGGTGGGTATTTCTACCCTAATCCGCCCGTCCCTCTTTCGTCAAGGACGGACGTCCCCTTGGGGCCTAAAGGTCTAGGAAGACGGTATCCCCCTCAATGCGGGCGGGGAAGACCTTGATGGGCTTTGGGGCGGGGAGGGTCTGCCGGCCTG encodes:
- a CDS encoding patatin-like phospholipase family protein, producing MRGLALSGGGARGLAHIGALEVFLEAGLDFQVVAGTSMGAIVGALFAAGLSPGEILAIAQKTPWLGLLGLSPREGIFSRKKLKDFLAEHLPPTFAELKRPLAVTAVDVRSGRLLFLTQGDLPSAVLASAAYPGLLAPVEREGRLLFDGGVLDNLPVDAARLLGATEVYAVDVTPERSLEESPRGLLALARRAVDLMQLHLTSVRLSLYAPEVYVRPALPGVGIEDFRRLEEIVKAGREAARRALAGRVGGV
- the lepB gene encoding signal peptidase I, which codes for MKAFWEYLFKEWFRQVGEALLVAFLVTTFVFTTVGVVGQSMFPTLKNGERVLVPKWETWLVRFGLREWRRGEIAILKPPEGTPYATARFPVLGFSFRAFFIKRIVAVPGDEVYVERGVVYVNGTPLDERHITDHLSPWPDSFPGVCYKDGRMTRIITQQGDFSVDLLPAYLRPLKEMLLPPSEEVLARSRLAEACEVGRIKLKKGYYFVMGDNRTLGGSEDSRTFGPVPVEAIAGRASFVWWPLFVRDEGGLRLNLRPLSPPAAYGLR
- a CDS encoding LutC/YkgG family protein, which codes for MDARTRILNRVHRALESRPKALLPEHPHLPFPEDPIPLFLRRLAENGAEGHLLSPKEAKALLDELAQGLPGVAFGRGVPPSFREGLSELPPEEAPLGVSQALFAVAETGTVALTSADGRKAQLLPPTHLVLVEAEKVYPTLLAAFQELKALPPALGLHSGPSKSADIGQVMVKGVHGPGRLIVAVLT
- a CDS encoding LutB/LldF family L-lactate oxidation iron-sulfur protein, with protein sequence MRAKARLYPQEAARLLREKPGVRQAVTGATLHFDRNRLKAYAEVPIEEWRNRAKAVKEHVLSHLDQYLELAEKRLRENGVQVHYAEEPEDAHRLLREIVRRHGVKRAVKAKSMLTEELGVNPLLASLGVEVYETDLGEYLIQLLGEPPSHIVGPAIHLSLEGIQKLFHERFGTPLDAAPEALAQVARKVLREAFLTAELGISGANFLVAETGTLALMENEGNIRLSTSLPKVHVAFVGIEKLLPRFQDLALFLPLTARAATGQRLSTFVSLIQGPAQAGEEGPKEVHVVFVDHGRTALLADPEAWETLRCLRCGACLNACPVYRQTGGHPYGYVYSGPIGAVLDPGLLSLEEAYPLPYASTLCGACLEACPVKIPIPKLLLTWRHRAVAEGLSPAWEKAALAAFRKVMESPALYRLFSKALRGLPPPQDLLPLLRAWTEGRGPLKPSPKPFHALWKELKEEDGR
- a CDS encoding (Fe-S)-binding protein; translation: MRVALFITCLADQFFAEAGVAAVRLLRALGVEVDFPEGQTCCGQPAFNAGHWEEARPLALRTLKVFQEAEYVVLPSGSCASMVKNHYPELLPGNKEALDLAERTYELSAFLVHVLGVERLGEGLRGRKVAYHHGCHALRELGVREEPLLLLRNAGAELLPWEAAEECCGFGGLFSVKLPEVSLAMADRKAATLPQAEVLTSTDAGCLLHLAGRLQKKGINLRVAPLATLLWEAYAG
- a CDS encoding aminotransferase class V-fold PLP-dependent enzyme, producing MDLSHLRQDFPLIVGKPDLVYLDSAATSQKPRRVIEALRHYYETLNANVHRGAYRLSVEATEAYEEARRRLARFLNAEPQEIVFVRNTTEAMNLVAYAWGLRNLRVGDEILVTEMEHHAGLVPWHLVAGLTGARVKAIPITEEGRLDLSALDGLLTERVKVVSLVHMSNVLGTINPVAEIAKRAKAVGALVVVDGAQSAPHLPVDVKALGADFFALSGHKMLGPTGAGVLWGRYEVLEGMMPFLGGGEMIREVHVDRSTYAPPPQRFEAGTPPIAEAIALGEAASYLMEVGMERVFAHDRALLEYALGRLEEVPDLKVYGPKGADRGGVIPFTLGRLHAHDLATFLDQEGVAVRAGHHCAQPLHRKLGVPATARASFYLYNTKEDVDRFVEALLRIRQKMAAWV
- a CDS encoding DUF302 domain-containing protein; this encodes MEGLALRKTLPGSLSEVRPRLEAALKEEGFGILTEIDVAATLKARLGLERPPYLILGACNPNLAARALEAEEGIGLLLPCNVVLRQEGGNVEVLVQDPEGMFRLLPPKTQEALKPVAQEAKARLERALARL
- a CDS encoding peptidase M4: MKRNSMVLGLVALGLLGLALTQGMMGGFGYAPRTMGPGMGMMGGMGMMALYPPEARPIPQEIARARMEAYARRLYPGARLKDFMAFSQNYYAQVVDERGQGLWELIADRYTGVVSPEPGPNMMWNTRYGMMGFPGQAPVRYDLEAAKALAETFLKGYLPGAQVMEEEVFPGYYTFDFGRKTVEGMLSVNAYTGEIWIHTWHGFFLGE
- a CDS encoding CueP family metal-binding protein encodes the protein MRKTLVFLLVATALGVAQTPSPEALKGVDPTEALRLAKRWREEGQRVVSYVTPEAFVFEFPDGRKAQVALGDRFLLAVAPYLYRTHPCQVHYFSSCTGELQEQAFTVRVLEGGKEVLKAEVRTGRDGFFELWLPRNRRYTLEVRQGNLVATLPIATFRDSPTCLTAARLQAP